One window from the genome of Vidua chalybeata isolate OUT-0048 chromosome 3, bVidCha1 merged haplotype, whole genome shotgun sequence encodes:
- the NKX2-4 gene encoding homeobox protein Nkx-2.4, with translation MSLSPKHTTPFSVTDILSPMEESYKKFGGMDGAGGLGAPLGPYRQASVAPAAAVPQHVPAGAAAYHMPHGVSQFPHGAVGGYCNGGLGNVGELPAYPEGMRGSAAAGGGWYGPGGDPRYSSISRFMGPSAGMNVAGMGGLSGIAEGAKAIVPLHAAPRRKRRVLFSQAQVYELERRFKQQKYLSAPEREHLASLIHLTPTQVKIWFQNHRYKMKRQAKDKAAAQQLHPDGGGGLCQQPSPRRVAVPVLVKDGKPCPPPGNGTPGPGPVAPAAPAGAAPAAHPHPGSLGQAADLEELSPSPPAVNGPVAPLAPLDSAGLDYNGGMVSPNLLYGRTW, from the exons aTGTCGCTGAGCCCCAAGCACACGACGCCCTTCTCGGTCACCGATATCCTCAGCCCGATGGAGGAGAGCTACAAGAAGTTCGGCGGCATGGACGGGGCGGGCGGGCTGGGCGCGCCCCTCGGGCCGTACCGCCAGGCGTCCGtggcccccgccgccgccgtccCGCAGCACGTTCCCGCGGGCGCGGCCGCCTATCACATGCCCCACGGCGTTTCGCAGTTCCCGCACGGCGCCGTCGGGGGCTACTGCAACGGCGGGCTGGGCAACGTGGGCGAGCTGCCTGCCTACCCCGAGGGGATGCGGGGCAGtgcggcggcgggcggcggctgGTACGGGCCCGGCGGCGACCCCCGCTACTCCAGCA TCTCCAGGTTCATGGGCCCGTCGGCGGGGATGAACGTGGCCGGCATGGGCGGCCTGAGCGGCATCGCAGAGGGAGCCAAGGCCATCGTGCCGCTGCACGCGGCGCCGCGGAGGAAGAGGCGGGTGCTCTTCTCCCAGGCGCAGGTCTACGAGTTGGAGCGGCGCTTCAAGCAGCAAAAGTACCTGTCGGCACCGGAGCGGGAGCACCTGGCCAGCCTGATCCACCTGACCCCCACGCAGGTGAAGATCTGGTTCCAGAACCACCGCTACAAGATGAAGCGCCAGGCCAAGGACAAGGCGGCCGCCCAGCAGTTGCACCccgacggcggcggcggcctgtgccagcagccctcGCCGCGCCGCGTGGCCGTGCCGGTGCTGGTGAAGGATGGCAAACCCTGCCCGCCGCCGGGCAACGGCACCCCGGGCCCCGGCCCGGTCgcccccgcggcccccgccGGCGCCGCGCCCGCTGCGCACCCGCACCCCGGCTCGCTGGGGCAGGCGGCCGACCTAGAGGAGCTGTCACCCAGCCCGCCGGCGGTCAACGGCCCCGTGGCTCCCCTGGCCCCCCTGGACTCGGCTGGCCTCGACTACAACGGCGGCATGGTCAGCCCCAACCTGCTCTACGGCAGGACGTGGTAA